From one Candidatus Nitrospira nitrosa genomic stretch:
- a CDS encoding group II truncated hemoglobin, whose translation MSIDEQEDSAQVTPYQAAGGLEGITKLVDEFYINMDTLPEAKVIRAMHPPDLAESRKKLTYFLCGWLGGPRLFQQHYGPISIPGAHKRFPIGYEERDAWLLCMQRALAVQPYSNELKDYLLAALSIPAERVRQVNAGEI comes from the coding sequence ATGTCCATTGATGAACAAGAAGACAGCGCCCAAGTCACCCCCTACCAGGCTGCAGGTGGCCTTGAAGGCATTACCAAGCTGGTAGACGAGTTCTATATCAATATGGATACATTGCCGGAAGCCAAAGTCATCCGAGCCATGCACCCACCTGACCTCGCGGAATCACGAAAAAAATTAACATACTTTCTCTGCGGCTGGCTGGGAGGTCCGAGGCTCTTTCAGCAACACTACGGCCCCATCAGTATCCCTGGAGCACATAAACGGTTCCCCATCGGATACGAAGAACGTGACGCCTGGCTCCTCTGCATGCAACGGGCCCTTGCCGTCCAACCCTATAGTAACGAATTGAAAGACTACCTCTTGGCTGCGCTCAGTATCCCCGCCGAACGAGTTCGGCAAGTGAACGCCGGAGAGATTTAG
- a CDS encoding ABC transporter ATP-binding protein, with protein MNTILNRVGSFLHTVRRALSFVWQSSPSLGSASIVVRVIQGLLPLGALYLTKLLIDAVTEGLKSPWDDASLTHILAILAGVAGVAAVSAILSAVAGLVSKIQSEVVTDHMYSVLQEKSVEVDLEYYENARYQDTLHLAQQEAPYRPTAILNALLQMGQNAISLLTMAALLWWMHWGVIPILVLTAIPYFIVKLKQSNQLYAWERERAPLDRKAWYAHMLLTQAGAAKEVRLFDLGNRLRQWFADARLILRRERIALERRWVFSGFVAQIIGIAGVFGVCSLLVVRTIDGLLTIGDLVICLQAVQRASGYLEGLGQSVSSLYESNLFLATLDEFLGLQSRLRTSAAPKAFPRPIVEGLVFEHVSFQYPHEERVAIRDFTFSIKPGEHVAFVGANGAGKTTLVKLLCRLYDPSGGRITIDGTDLRDYPIADVRGSVSGVFQDFVKFQLSAKDNIALGVRASGVDPFAIVQAAKQAGIHEAIERLPNGYESLLGKLFDGGHELSIGEWQKVALARSILRDSQILILDEPTSAMDAKAEAELFERFHELAQGRTAIFISHRLSTVKMADRIFVVDQGQIVEQGTHDELMAQHGLYTSLFLTQAQHYQ; from the coding sequence AGGGTCTTTCTTGCACACGGTCCGACGAGCCTTATCGTTCGTATGGCAGAGCAGTCCAAGTCTGGGCAGTGCAAGTATTGTGGTCCGCGTTATTCAGGGGCTCCTTCCACTCGGGGCGTTGTACTTGACGAAGCTTTTAATTGATGCCGTAACTGAAGGACTAAAGTCACCCTGGGATGACGCGTCGTTGACTCATATTCTTGCGATTCTTGCCGGTGTAGCCGGTGTGGCTGCGGTCAGCGCCATTCTCAGCGCTGTGGCAGGGTTGGTTTCAAAAATACAATCCGAGGTCGTGACTGATCATATGTACTCGGTCCTTCAAGAAAAGTCAGTTGAGGTCGACCTTGAGTACTATGAGAATGCACGCTATCAAGATACTTTGCATCTGGCACAGCAGGAAGCACCCTATCGACCAACCGCCATTCTGAATGCGCTGCTCCAGATGGGGCAAAACGCCATTTCCTTGCTTACGATGGCTGCCCTCCTCTGGTGGATGCATTGGGGGGTGATTCCAATTTTAGTCCTAACGGCTATTCCATACTTCATCGTCAAGTTGAAACAGTCCAATCAGCTCTATGCGTGGGAACGGGAGCGGGCGCCACTTGACCGAAAGGCCTGGTACGCTCATATGCTGCTGACCCAAGCTGGTGCGGCGAAGGAGGTCAGGCTATTTGATCTTGGTAACCGGCTGCGGCAGTGGTTTGCCGACGCGCGTCTGATATTGCGTCGAGAACGAATCGCGTTAGAGCGACGATGGGTGTTTTCCGGGTTTGTTGCACAGATTATTGGTATTGCCGGGGTCTTCGGGGTCTGCAGTTTGTTAGTCGTGAGGACCATTGACGGACTGCTGACTATAGGTGACCTTGTCATCTGTCTTCAAGCCGTGCAACGCGCTTCAGGATATTTGGAAGGCCTTGGTCAGAGTGTGTCCAGTCTCTATGAGAGCAATCTCTTTCTTGCCACGTTGGATGAGTTCTTAGGCCTACAATCTCGATTGAGAACTTCAGCAGCTCCCAAAGCGTTTCCTCGCCCAATTGTCGAGGGGCTGGTCTTTGAGCATGTGTCGTTCCAATATCCACATGAGGAACGCGTGGCGATTCGGGACTTCACTTTTTCGATCAAACCTGGGGAGCATGTCGCATTTGTCGGGGCGAACGGTGCGGGCAAGACGACATTGGTGAAGCTCTTGTGCCGTTTGTACGATCCGTCGGGCGGGCGTATCACGATCGACGGGACGGATCTTCGTGATTACCCGATCGCTGATGTGCGAGGCTCGGTGAGTGGAGTGTTCCAAGACTTTGTGAAGTTTCAGTTGTCCGCAAAAGACAATATCGCGCTGGGCGTGAGGGCTTCCGGTGTTGACCCCTTCGCCATCGTGCAGGCCGCAAAACAGGCTGGAATCCACGAGGCTATTGAACGACTACCGAACGGGTATGAGTCATTACTCGGCAAACTCTTCGATGGTGGGCATGAACTGAGTATCGGCGAGTGGCAGAAAGTCGCTCTCGCCAGGTCGATTCTCCGAGACTCGCAAATTCTTATTCTCGATGAACCCACCAGCGCGATGGATGCCAAGGCGGAAGCAGAACTGTTTGAACGGTTTCATGAACTTGCCCAGGGGCGGACGGCGATCTTCATCAGCCATCGGTTGTCGACGGTCAAGATGGCGGATCGAATCTTCGTCGTGGATCAGGGGCAAATTGTGGAGCAAGGGACACACGACGAATTAATGGCACAGCATGGTCTCTATACCAGCCTCTTCCTCACTCAAGCCCAGCATTACCAGTAA
- a CDS encoding PD40 domain-containing protein yields the protein MKLHKLLLDHLLAVLSLLLIPTFTYGMSGMDAPHSGHVKGDTSLSESIGKPINSSEAEIEITYSADGKTAIFASGRKGSISSPGVPYNFDIWMSHSVDGTWQEPIHLGPGIDPTVGPNINTSAWELEPSLSNDGNIIYFTRYQPGNLSTGDLYVTQKINGVWQPARNWNDVPELPHINTPTGEEHCPIIASDSLIYFNYQQPGVTQDSDVWKVEKKNGAWQKPESLGSRINSPYRDHMHWTGLSKDGKSLLITSTRPDMGSRGGHDMWISYQNPKGEWQEPLNLGDTINTPGEDMCWTFTPDGKTFTGGSGPRDSYNHDIMWVKKDDVPLLKNFEPIGPPPNLLTNKSGNSK from the coding sequence ATGAAATTGCACAAGTTACTTCTCGATCACCTTCTGGCGGTGCTCTCTCTTTTGCTTATCCCTACCTTCACGTATGGGATGTCAGGAATGGACGCGCCGCATAGCGGACATGTGAAGGGAGACACCTCTCTCTCGGAAAGTATAGGCAAACCGATCAATTCATCAGAAGCCGAGATTGAGATCACCTACAGTGCGGATGGAAAAACCGCTATCTTCGCCTCCGGACGTAAAGGCAGCATCTCCTCACCGGGAGTGCCTTATAACTTCGACATCTGGATGTCGCACAGTGTGGACGGCACCTGGCAGGAACCTATTCATTTGGGTCCGGGTATTGATCCCACCGTGGGACCAAATATCAATACGTCTGCCTGGGAGCTGGAGCCGAGTCTCTCTAATGATGGCAACATCATCTATTTCACAAGATACCAGCCTGGCAATCTCTCTACTGGGGACCTCTACGTGACCCAAAAGATCAATGGGGTCTGGCAACCAGCTAGGAATTGGAACGATGTTCCGGAACTCCCCCATATCAATACCCCAACAGGCGAAGAACATTGTCCGATCATTGCTTCTGACAGCCTGATCTATTTCAACTATCAGCAGCCTGGAGTCACCCAAGATAGCGACGTCTGGAAAGTCGAGAAGAAAAATGGGGCCTGGCAAAAACCGGAAAGTCTAGGCTCACGAATCAATTCGCCCTACCGTGACCATATGCACTGGACTGGCCTGTCAAAGGATGGCAAGAGCCTCCTTATTACCAGCACTCGCCCTGACATGGGATCGCGAGGAGGTCACGATATGTGGATTTCCTATCAGAATCCTAAAGGCGAATGGCAAGAACCGCTGAATCTTGGCGACACCATCAACACCCCCGGTGAAGATATGTGCTGGACCTTTACCCCAGACGGCAAGACCTTCACGGGTGGATCTGGCCCTCGTGACTCCTATAACCACGATATCATGTGGGTAAAGAAAGACGATGTTCCATTGCTGAAGAACTTTGAGCCGATCGGACCGCCTCCGAATCTGCTCACCAACAAATCCGGTAATTCAAAGTGA